From a single Fusobacterium ulcerans ATCC 49185 genomic region:
- the cobT gene encoding nicotinate-nucleotide--dimethylbenzimidazole phosphoribosyltransferase: MKELRKIIGEIEGADKEAVRAAQEELDRKMKPNGSLGTLEDIALKLAGISGFPVKKVNKRCHIVASADNGVIEEGISSCPLEYTRIVSEAMLNRIAAIGLLTRTIGVDFNLVDIGIKDSIPRDYPNLYRKNVKKGTNNFYKEPAMTQEECIKAIMTGIELIKEKVETGYDIFSNGEMGIGNTSTSSAVLYSFTKGDIDKIVGRGAGLSDNGFIKKKKIIVESCEKYDTFNMDPVDVLAHVGGLDIACMVGMYIGAARYKKLMLVDGFISSVAALAACKIEPKIKDYIIATHMSEEPGMELVLKELREEAFFNMKMRLGEGTGAVLAYPIIDCAIEVINGMKTPTAVYELFL; this comes from the coding sequence ATGAAAGAGTTAAGAAAAATTATTGGAGAAATAGAAGGGGCAGATAAAGAAGCGGTAAGAGCAGCACAGGAAGAACTTGACAGAAAAATGAAGCCTAATGGGAGTCTTGGAACTCTTGAAGATATAGCTCTAAAACTAGCAGGAATTAGTGGGTTTCCTGTGAAGAAGGTAAATAAAAGATGTCATATAGTAGCATCAGCAGATAATGGAGTAATAGAAGAAGGGATTTCTTCATGTCCTTTGGAGTATACACGTATAGTATCTGAAGCTATGCTTAATAGAATAGCGGCAATAGGTCTTTTGACAAGAACTATAGGAGTGGATTTCAACCTTGTAGATATTGGGATAAAAGATTCAATTCCTAGAGATTATCCTAATCTATACAGAAAAAACGTAAAAAAAGGAACTAATAATTTCTATAAAGAACCTGCAATGACACAGGAAGAATGTATAAAAGCAATAATGACAGGAATAGAATTGATAAAAGAAAAAGTAGAAACAGGCTATGATATTTTTTCAAATGGTGAAATGGGAATAGGTAATACTTCCACAAGTTCAGCAGTTCTATATTCTTTTACAAAAGGCGATATAGATAAGATAGTTGGTAGGGGAGCAGGACTTTCTGACAACGGTTTTATAAAAAAGAAAAAAATAATAGTGGAATCTTGTGAAAAATATGATACATTTAATATGGATCCAGTAGATGTACTGGCTCATGTAGGTGGACTGGATATAGCTTGTATGGTAGGAATGTATATAGGTGCAGCCAGATACAAAAAACTTATGCTTGTAGATGGATTTATATCAAGTGTAGCAGCTTTGGCAGCTTGTAAAATAGAACCAAAGATAAAAGATTATATAATTGCAACTCACATGAGTGAAGAACCAGGAATGGAATTAGTATTAAAAGAGTTGAGAGAAGAGGCATTTTTTAATATGAAAATGAGACTGGGAGAAGGAACAGGAGCAGTTCTTGCTTACCCTATAATTGATTGTGCAATAGAAGTAATAAATGGAATGAAAACACCAACAGCAGTATATGAACTTTTTCTATAG
- a CDS encoding DUF6506 family protein: protein MKKKFAFILMGNHYTPEVHKAVFETENQVTYICTIKSFNEMEEKIKYLMGEGVGAIELCGAFGKEKADEVVKMTDNKVAVGYIIHDPSLDPLFKKFFGN from the coding sequence TTGAAAAAGAAATTTGCATTTATACTTATGGGAAATCATTATACTCCAGAAGTACATAAAGCTGTATTTGAAACTGAAAATCAGGTGACTTATATTTGTACTATAAAGAGTTTTAATGAAATGGAAGAAAAAATAAAATATTTGATGGGAGAAGGAGTTGGGGCAATAGAGCTATGTGGTGCTTTTGGTAAAGAAAAAGCAGACGAAGTAGTAAAAATGACAGATAATAAAGTAGCAGTTGGATATATTATTCATGATCCTTCCTTAGATCCTTTGTTTAAGAAATTTTTTGGTAATTAA
- a CDS encoding sigma-54 interaction domain-containing protein, whose amino-acid sequence MELIKNLFGEKGYIDGITIIDVKGEILFTVKFNSKLNSNSVDYEVMGKNFYEIYENLSGNKSSMYRAMELEMPIYVKNQKLKPKNHKEILISSLSIPIKFGGRVVGAIDLSSEEITDSKKFEKDTEINLDELKKINLKNLSLNKNGAKYTLNDIITNNFEMKQLKEFIKTISDSYLPIMIYGETGTGKELFAQAIHNESKRKDKPFIAQNCAAIPENLLESIFFGTSKGAFTGAVDSPGLLEIADGGTIFLDEINSMPMNLQSKLLRALQENKIRRIGAKDVIDINVKIIAALNKDPMKAIEDNELRMDLYYRLSVLNITIPPLRERKDDISVLVNYFVAKYNELLEKNVRYISSDICQAFQTYDWPGNIREIEHIVAFGMSVIRPDEEKLEFSDLERKWVEITGKKKQKTELPVKDLKTMVEEYEKSVIEKVLEMSMHNITKASLILKIPRQTLQRKIKQYEL is encoded by the coding sequence ATGGAACTTATAAAAAATCTTTTTGGGGAAAAAGGTTATATTGATGGAATAACAATTATAGATGTAAAAGGGGAAATACTTTTTACTGTTAAATTTAATAGTAAGCTTAATAGTAATAGTGTAGATTATGAAGTAATGGGGAAAAATTTTTATGAAATATATGAAAATCTTTCTGGAAATAAAAGCAGTATGTATAGAGCTATGGAATTGGAAATGCCTATATATGTTAAAAATCAAAAACTTAAACCTAAAAATCATAAAGAAATATTGATTTCTTCATTATCAATACCAATAAAATTTGGGGGAAGAGTAGTTGGAGCAATAGACTTATCCTCAGAAGAGATAACTGATTCCAAAAAATTTGAAAAAGATACTGAAATAAATTTAGATGAATTAAAAAAAATAAATTTAAAAAATCTTTCTTTAAATAAAAATGGAGCAAAATATACTCTTAATGATATTATTACCAATAACTTTGAAATGAAGCAGTTAAAAGAATTTATAAAGACTATATCTGATTCATATCTTCCAATAATGATTTATGGAGAAACAGGAACTGGAAAAGAGCTTTTTGCCCAAGCTATCCATAATGAAAGCAAGAGGAAGGATAAACCTTTCATTGCTCAAAATTGTGCAGCTATACCAGAGAATCTTCTTGAAAGTATATTCTTTGGAACATCTAAAGGAGCTTTTACAGGGGCTGTAGACAGTCCAGGATTATTAGAAATAGCAGATGGAGGGACTATTTTTTTAGATGAGATTAACTCTATGCCTATGAATCTGCAGTCTAAGCTATTGAGAGCTTTACAGGAGAATAAAATAAGAAGAATAGGAGCAAAGGATGTAATAGATATCAATGTAAAAATAATTGCAGCTTTGAATAAAGATCCTATGAAAGCAATAGAAGATAATGAATTAAGAATGGATCTTTACTATAGGCTTAGTGTTTTAAATATAACTATTCCACCATTGAGAGAGAGAAAAGATGATATCTCTGTTCTTGTAAATTATTTTGTTGCTAAATATAATGAACTTCTTGAAAAAAATGTTAGATATATCTCAAGTGATATTTGTCAGGCATTCCAGACATATGATTGGCCAGGAAATATAAGAGAGATAGAGCATATAGTAGCTTTTGGTATGAGTGTTATAAGACCAGATGAAGAAAAACTTGAATTTTCTGATTTAGAAAGAAAATGGGTAGAGATAACTGGGAAGAAAAAACAAAAAACAGAACTTCCTGTTAAAGATTTAAAAACAATGGTAGAGGAATATGAAAAAAGTGTAATAGAAAAAGTTCTGGAGATGTCTATGCACAATATAACAAAAGCTTCATTGATACTAAAAATACCAAGACAAACTTTACAGAGAAAAATAAAACAATATGAATTATAA
- a CDS encoding PSP1 domain-containing protein: MEENRVEQEIVSTETVAAPAEKKLYKVLGVMFEITKKRYYFEVVDDIEYKKGDKVIVDTVRGKEIGVVYGEPMMMKEEQLVLPLKPVIKKADEQEIKRYNELKEESAKANAQCKERILHHKLPMKLVGTEYTFDKTKLIFYFTAEGRIDFRELVKDLANIFKLRIELRQIGVRDEARILGTIGICGKELCCRTFINKFDSVSIKMARDQGLVINPAKISGVCGRLLCCINYEYSQYEQVLRSYPAVNQQVRTEKGDGKVISISPLNGFLFVDVENIGIMKFEIDEVKFNKKEASKLKSEKTREELEHKELEKE; encoded by the coding sequence ATGGAAGAAAACAGAGTAGAGCAGGAAATTGTTTCAACTGAAACTGTAGCTGCTCCAGCAGAAAAAAAGCTATATAAAGTACTTGGAGTAATGTTTGAGATAACTAAAAAAAGATATTACTTTGAAGTTGTAGATGATATTGAGTATAAAAAAGGCGATAAAGTAATAGTTGATACAGTTAGAGGAAAAGAGATAGGGGTTGTCTATGGAGAACCTATGATGATGAAAGAAGAGCAGCTTGTACTTCCTTTAAAGCCTGTTATAAAAAAAGCTGATGAGCAGGAAATAAAAAGATATAATGAATTGAAAGAGGAATCAGCTAAAGCAAATGCTCAATGTAAGGAGAGAATACTTCATCATAAACTGCCTATGAAGTTGGTGGGAACAGAGTATACATTTGATAAAACTAAGCTTATCTTCTATTTTACTGCTGAAGGAAGAATAGATTTCAGAGAATTGGTAAAAGATTTGGCTAATATTTTTAAACTTAGAATAGAACTTAGACAGATTGGTGTGAGAGATGAAGCAAGAATACTGGGAACAATTGGTATTTGTGGAAAAGAACTATGCTGTAGAACTTTTATAAATAAATTTGATTCTGTATCTATTAAAATGGCAAGAGATCAGGGACTTGTAATAAACCCTGCTAAAATATCAGGAGTATGTGGAAGACTTCTATGTTGTATAAACTATGAATATAGTCAATATGAGCAGGTGTTGAGAAGTTATCCAGCTGTAAATCAACAAGTAAGAACTGAAAAAGGAGATGGAAAGGTTATAAGTATAAGTCCATTGAATGGTTTCCTTTTTGTTGATGTGGAAAATATAGGTATTATGAAATTTGAGATCGATGAAGTAAAGTTCAATAAAAAAGAGGCAAGTAAGCTGAAAAGTGAAAAAACTCGTGAAGAACTTGAACATAAGGAACTTGAAAAGGAGTAA
- a CDS encoding alpha/beta hydrolase, translating to MEEKILRPIEDYKAELEALNFICNNYEAKSKKAGDKKSVQNLADAEGIQKRVMKIGENVLQNIKIHLEEELFLTDEEKELLDKCKKALDTEVPIFPPSDGIITGTVFGIGKLINLVSYLYERYQISRNDKELLKFIEEKGLEVMANYPASIIADIIESAVTYAIPDSKMIELVLKELEKAKDLGNKYRKETENFTIEYAKRLLRVAKYAYSGIKENNKYLISPMRKIELPDAIGGMESYNQSTGMLEIPGSMKVIFGKLEKDIVIGFAGTEITSKLSTLGTDIQQILSPNLMYLRAAGIVSIMRSYYPKEQKIIVAGHSLGGGLAQAAIVSNIRNENVLEDNLLGAVYNSAGLSLVTLLIASEDERRIEQASKNITHYRAPLDPVSAFGALIGTVKELEGASVPYHCISNIKNSFI from the coding sequence ATGGAAGAAAAAATTTTAAGACCTATAGAAGATTATAAAGCAGAATTAGAAGCGCTTAATTTTATTTGTAATAACTATGAAGCTAAAAGTAAAAAAGCAGGAGATAAAAAATCTGTTCAAAATTTAGCTGATGCTGAAGGTATTCAAAAACGAGTAATGAAAATTGGAGAAAATGTATTACAGAATATTAAAATACATTTAGAAGAAGAACTTTTTCTTACAGATGAAGAAAAAGAATTACTTGATAAATGTAAGAAAGCACTAGATACAGAAGTGCCAATTTTTCCTCCTTCAGACGGGATAATAACTGGAACAGTTTTTGGAATAGGAAAGCTGATAAATCTTGTAAGTTACTTATATGAAAGATATCAGATTTCAAGAAATGATAAAGAATTATTAAAATTTATTGAAGAAAAAGGTCTTGAAGTAATGGCTAATTATCCAGCTTCTATTATCGCTGATATAATAGAAAGTGCTGTTACTTATGCTATCCCAGATTCTAAAATGATAGAGTTAGTTTTAAAAGAGTTAGAAAAAGCTAAAGATTTAGGAAATAAATATAGAAAAGAAACAGAAAATTTTACTATTGAATATGCAAAGAGACTTTTGCGTGTAGCAAAATATGCATATTCAGGAATAAAAGAAAATAATAAATATTTAATTTCTCCAATGAGAAAAATTGAACTGCCTGATGCAATAGGAGGAATGGAGTCTTACAATCAGAGTACAGGAATGTTGGAAATTCCAGGAAGTATGAAAGTTATATTTGGTAAATTAGAAAAAGATATAGTAATTGGATTTGCAGGGACAGAAATAACAAGTAAACTCTCAACTTTAGGGACTGATATCCAACAAATTCTATCTCCTAATTTAATGTATTTAAGAGCAGCAGGAATAGTATCAATTATGCGAAGCTATTATCCTAAAGAGCAAAAAATAATAGTAGCAGGACATTCATTAGGAGGAGGACTTGCACAGGCAGCAATTGTTTCAAATATAAGAAACGAAAATGTTTTGGAAGATAATCTCTTAGGTGCTGTATATAATTCTGCTGGACTTTCATTGGTAACATTATTAATAGCATCAGAAGATGAGAGAAGAATAGAACAAGCATCAAAGAACATAACACATTACAGAGCACCTCTTGATCCTGTATCAGCGTTTGGAGCTCTTATAGGAACAGTAAAAGAATTAGAAGGAGCTTCTGTTCCATATCATTGTATTTCAAATATAAAAAATAGTTTTATATAG
- the ade gene encoding adenine deaminase, with product MNKIDRRKLIETALGKREATLKLENANLVNVFSGEIYMANVYLYNEYIADVVEIENDKNKKAEKIVDLKGKYLAPGFIDSHLHIESSHLTPYHFAEAVIPKGTTTIIADPHEIGNALGEEGVDYMLEASENLPMNQYFLIPSCVPSVVGLETTGAELTADMIDRMLDKDRILGLGEVMDYVGVINSDKRMEDIIDAAYQKNKFLQGHAPEVTGEDLSAYLCGGPVSCHEVRNGIHAKEKIRKGMIVDARESSMSKNITSIVENIKDLKSPRNLTLCTDDREPKDILEKGHINDCVRIAIKAGLDPIEAIRAVTLNTAQAYHLEKLGAVAPGYFADMVVFDNLKDINVSSVYYKGKLVAENNQMIIEIKKPVIEIENRNTVNIKDFSTEDFKIKVPVENGKIEIIGMEYTDRVRSITRKKIFEVPVKDGYIDLSGTELNFVAIANRYHNDNIALAVVENFYMAKGAVGTTYSHDSHNITIIYNDPQDAVAISKRIAEIGGGVVVAENGKIIDELPFPIAGMLSQKPAKDVSLDIQRMNALLRTYGIETDSPITRPSTLALIVIPEVKMSDLGLIDVVNQKVIKQF from the coding sequence ATGAATAAAATAGATAGAAGAAAACTTATAGAAACTGCCCTTGGAAAGAGAGAAGCAACTTTAAAACTGGAAAATGCTAATCTTGTAAATGTGTTTTCTGGGGAAATCTATATGGCTAATGTATATCTATACAATGAATATATTGCAGATGTAGTAGAAATTGAAAATGATAAAAATAAAAAAGCTGAGAAAATAGTAGACTTGAAAGGAAAATATCTTGCTCCTGGATTTATTGATTCCCACTTGCATATAGAGAGTAGTCATCTGACTCCATATCACTTTGCTGAGGCTGTTATTCCAAAGGGAACTACTACTATAATAGCTGATCCCCATGAAATAGGAAATGCTTTAGGAGAAGAGGGAGTTGACTATATGCTTGAAGCTTCTGAAAATCTTCCTATGAATCAATATTTCCTTATTCCTTCATGTGTACCATCAGTAGTAGGGCTTGAAACTACTGGAGCTGAACTTACAGCTGATATGATAGACAGAATGCTGGATAAAGATAGAATTCTTGGATTAGGAGAAGTAATGGACTATGTTGGTGTCATTAATTCTGATAAAAGAATGGAAGATATAATAGATGCTGCATATCAAAAAAATAAATTTCTTCAAGGACATGCTCCTGAAGTGACTGGTGAAGATCTTTCTGCTTATCTATGTGGTGGTCCTGTATCATGTCATGAAGTAAGAAATGGAATCCATGCAAAAGAAAAAATAAGAAAAGGAATGATTGTTGACGCTAGAGAAAGTTCTATGTCAAAGAATATTACTTCTATTGTTGAAAATATAAAAGACTTGAAGTCACCTAGAAACTTAACCTTATGTACAGATGACAGAGAGCCTAAAGATATTCTTGAAAAAGGTCATATAAATGATTGTGTAAGAATTGCTATAAAAGCTGGACTTGATCCAATAGAAGCAATAAGAGCGGTCACTTTAAATACTGCCCAAGCTTACCACTTGGAAAAATTAGGTGCTGTTGCTCCTGGCTACTTTGCTGATATGGTAGTATTTGATAATCTTAAAGATATCAATGTAAGTTCTGTATACTATAAAGGTAAATTAGTCGCAGAGAACAATCAGATGATCATTGAAATCAAAAAGCCTGTTATTGAAATAGAAAATAGAAATACTGTAAATATAAAAGATTTCTCAACAGAAGATTTTAAAATAAAAGTTCCTGTAGAAAATGGAAAAATAGAAATTATTGGTATGGAATATACTGATAGGGTAAGAAGTATTACTAGAAAAAAAATATTTGAAGTTCCTGTAAAAGATGGATATATTGATCTTAGTGGAACTGAACTAAATTTTGTTGCTATTGCTAATAGATATCACAATGATAATATTGCTTTAGCTGTAGTTGAAAATTTCTATATGGCAAAAGGAGCTGTAGGAACTACTTACTCTCATGACTCTCATAATATTACCATTATATACAATGACCCTCAGGATGCTGTGGCTATCTCTAAAAGAATAGCTGAAATAGGTGGAGGAGTAGTTGTAGCTGAAAATGGAAAAATAATTGATGAACTTCCATTCCCAATAGCTGGTATGCTTTCACAAAAACCAGCTAAAGATGTCAGTTTAGATATTCAAAGAATGAATGCTCTCCTTAGAACTTATGGTATAGAAACTGACAGCCCTATAACTAGACCTAGTACTCTGGCTCTTATTGTTATTCCAGAGGTAAAAATGAGTGATCTTGGTCTTATAGATGTAGTTAATCAAAAAGTTATCAAACAATTTTAA
- a CDS encoding histidine phosphatase family protein, which translates to MGKLIIVRHGQTQMNVEGIFFGKLNPGLNEMGRVQCKKAEDILKKHGYDAVYSSDLLRAAETAELVNYLKLPIKFDKRLQEIDFGIFEGLSYTEIKEKYPAECEKSKNEWKTFDFVTGESLEKLQSRAIEFIESLDKTKNNLVVTHWGVINCILSWYFSDKLESYWKYSVENGGICIIEFADGFPILKGLNIG; encoded by the coding sequence ATGGGGAAATTGATAATTGTCAGACATGGTCAGACTCAAATGAATGTTGAAGGAATATTCTTTGGAAAACTTAATCCAGGGCTGAATGAAATGGGAAGAGTACAGTGTAAAAAAGCTGAAGATATATTGAAGAAACATGGTTATGACGCAGTTTATTCAAGTGATCTCTTGAGAGCCGCAGAAACAGCAGAGCTGGTAAATTATTTAAAGCTTCCTATTAAATTTGATAAAAGGCTTCAGGAAATAGATTTTGGAATATTTGAAGGATTGAGCTATACAGAGATAAAGGAAAAGTATCCAGCAGAGTGTGAAAAGAGTAAAAATGAATGGAAAACTTTTGATTTTGTTACTGGAGAAAGTCTTGAAAAGCTCCAAAGCAGAGCTATAGAATTTATAGAAAGTCTGGATAAAACAAAAAATAATTTAGTGGTAACTCACTGGGGTGTTATTAACTGTATATTAAGTTGGTATTTTTCAGATAAACTAGAAAGTTACTGGAAATATAGTGTAGAAAATGGAGGAATCTGTATAATAGAGTTTGCAGATGGTTTCCCAATACTAAAAGGACTAAACATAGGGTGA
- a CDS encoding NCS2 family permease yields MNSKNESFLDKYFKITERGSNIKVEMGAGLATFMTMSYILIVHPMIMKGAGMPANQVFTVTAITSCIFTLLMGFYAKLPFALAPAMGSNAFLAMTLVGSGAVTWQQGLAMNFVSGIIFLIMSIFGFREVIVRFLPKSLKLGIGAAVGIFLIELGFKNGGLMKAVNGSVSIGDLSNPAAMTALFGIFVTAILAARRVKCDMLLGIVSATLIGIPLGVTKIPASFVAMPSTISDIAFKLDFSNIFSIKVLPILFVFFVGDFFSTLGTLLGVSEKAGLLDENGDLPDIQKPFLVDALGTVVGAAMGTTTITTFVESAAGVGAGGRTGLTAVSTGILFFFSLFLSPLALMVPAAATAPALIIMGILMLGGMRNIEYDNFTESFPVFFMVICTAFTNSISNGVGAGIISYAVVKIGAGKAKEVSIGLYVLAAIMVFYFIK; encoded by the coding sequence ATGAACAGCAAAAATGAAAGTTTCTTGGATAAATATTTCAAGATAACAGAAAGAGGAAGCAACATCAAGGTTGAGATGGGGGCTGGATTGGCTACTTTTATGACTATGTCATATATCCTGATAGTTCATCCAATGATTATGAAAGGGGCAGGAATGCCTGCCAATCAAGTGTTCACAGTAACAGCTATTACATCTTGTATTTTTACACTGCTTATGGGATTTTATGCTAAACTTCCTTTTGCATTAGCCCCAGCCATGGGAAGTAATGCTTTCCTTGCTATGACATTAGTTGGAAGCGGAGCTGTGACATGGCAACAAGGTCTTGCTATGAACTTTGTATCTGGAATAATCTTCCTTATTATGTCTATATTTGGTTTTAGAGAAGTTATTGTAAGATTTCTTCCTAAAAGTTTAAAGCTTGGGATAGGAGCAGCAGTTGGAATTTTCCTTATTGAGTTAGGATTCAAAAATGGTGGACTTATGAAAGCTGTTAATGGTTCTGTTTCAATAGGAGATTTGAGCAATCCAGCAGCTATGACAGCACTTTTTGGAATTTTTGTAACAGCTATTCTTGCTGCCAGAAGAGTTAAATGTGATATGCTTCTTGGAATAGTTTCTGCTACTCTTATAGGAATTCCTTTGGGAGTTACTAAAATTCCTGCCAGCTTTGTAGCTATGCCTAGTACTATAAGTGATATTGCTTTTAAACTTGATTTTTCAAATATATTCAGTATAAAAGTACTTCCTATATTATTTGTATTCTTTGTTGGAGATTTTTTCTCTACATTGGGAACATTGCTGGGAGTATCTGAAAAAGCTGGTCTTTTAGATGAAAATGGAGATCTTCCTGATATTCAGAAACCTTTCTTAGTAGATGCTCTAGGTACAGTAGTTGGAGCTGCTATGGGAACTACTACTATCACTACATTTGTTGAATCTGCTGCTGGTGTTGGGGCTGGAGGTAGAACAGGACTTACTGCTGTTTCTACAGGGATATTATTCTTCTTCAGTTTATTTTTAAGTCCACTGGCTCTTATGGTACCTGCTGCTGCAACTGCTCCAGCTCTTATCATAATGGGTATACTTATGCTTGGTGGAATGAGAAATATTGAATATGATAATTTTACAGAATCTTTCCCTGTATTCTTTATGGTTATCTGTACAGCATTTACTAACAGTATTTCTAATGGGGTTGGTGCTGGAATAATTTCTTATGCAGTAGTTAAGATAGGTGCTGGAAAAGCTAAAGAGGTAAGTATTGGGTTATATGTCCTTGCAGCTATTATGGTGTTCTATTTTATAAAATAA
- a CDS encoding ankyrin repeat domain-containing protein: MELLQFLEENDLEAFKENLDMDSVEETDENGNTILHYCVEDGAYDFIDALVYCGADPNAKNKDGDTPMHIAAIKDLGKIMELLIEFGGEVNIKNNHQRTALNLATASKARSVLKVIENSGMDYSAMVGREKIAHHKRLEEEY, encoded by the coding sequence ATGGAACTTTTACAATTTTTAGAAGAAAATGATTTAGAAGCATTTAAAGAAAATTTAGATATGGACAGTGTTGAAGAAACAGATGAAAATGGAAATACTATTTTACATTATTGTGTTGAAGATGGAGCATATGATTTTATAGATGCTTTAGTATATTGTGGTGCTGATCCTAATGCTAAAAATAAAGATGGAGATACACCTATGCATATAGCAGCAATAAAAGATTTAGGAAAGATAATGGAACTTCTTATAGAATTTGGTGGAGAAGTTAATATCAAGAATAATCATCAAAGAACTGCTTTAAATCTTGCTACTGCTTCAAAAGCAAGGAGTGTTCTAAAAGTTATAGAAAATAGTGGAATGGACTATTCAGCTATGGTGGGGAGAGAAAAAATTGCTCATCATAAAAGATTAGAAGAAGAATATTAA
- a CDS encoding tRNA1(Val) (adenine(37)-N6)-methyltransferase codes for MLANEDITLLAGKYKLIQKKDGFRFSVDAVILSDFFAYPKKGKILDIGTGNGVIPILLSSEKKGEDITGIDIQEENIELAEKNIELNCLKENIKIVHGDVKEYSMGNSFDYIVSNPPYMKVDGKKQNILSCKSIARHEIKLNLSQLVQSAKRLLKPVGSFSLVHRSYRFTDISRILEDSGFSLKRVRFVYFSKEKNSNLVLIEAWKGKKCKLEIEPPLYLEESGY; via the coding sequence ATGTTAGCAAATGAAGATATTACGTTGCTGGCTGGGAAATATAAGCTTATTCAAAAGAAAGATGGGTTTAGATTTTCTGTAGATGCAGTAATTTTATCAGACTTTTTTGCTTATCCTAAAAAAGGAAAAATATTGGATATAGGAACTGGGAATGGTGTCATTCCTATACTTCTTTCTTCAGAAAAAAAGGGAGAAGATATAACTGGTATAGATATACAGGAAGAAAATATTGAACTGGCAGAAAAAAATATTGAACTTAACTGCCTTAAAGAAAATATAAAAATAGTACATGGTGATGTCAAAGAATATTCTATGGGAAATTCTTTTGATTATATAGTTTCAAATCCTCCATATATGAAAGTGGATGGAAAGAAGCAAAATATCCTTAGCTGCAAATCTATAGCAAGACATGAGATAAAATTGAATCTTTCTCAACTGGTGCAAAGTGCAAAAAGACTTTTAAAGCCAGTGGGAAGTTTCTCTTTGGTTCATAGGAGTTATAGATTCACAGATATATCAAGAATTCTTGAAGATAGTGGGTTCTCTCTTAAAAGAGTGAGATTTGTTTATTTTTCTAAGGAAAAAAATTCAAACCTTGTTCTGATTGAAGCCTGGAAGGGTAAGAAATGCAAATTGGAGATAGAACCGCCGCTTTACTTAGAGGAGAGTGGTTACTGA
- the radC gene encoding RadC family protein: MEKYSPEGHRKRLKEKYMKSGYEAFHEYEILEILLTYSIPRKDVKPIAKNLLKVFGSTGKIFGADIKELLKVEGIGDSSAVFLKLMGDIAKNSYKENLKDNDILNIKSKNDLISYLRGDIGFSKREEFKVLFLNSANNLIASETLFYGTIDKSAVYPREIVERTIRNGAKSVVFAHNHPSGNTSPSKQDIELTQHMYDSLKTLDIRLIDHIIITKNSYFSFLEEGLIEY, encoded by the coding sequence ATGGAAAAATATTCTCCAGAGGGGCATAGAAAAAGACTCAAAGAAAAATATATGAAAAGTGGATATGAAGCTTTTCATGAATATGAAATATTAGAGATACTGCTCACATATTCTATTCCAAGAAAAGATGTAAAACCAATAGCAAAAAACCTTTTGAAAGTATTTGGGTCAACAGGAAAAATATTTGGTGCAGATATAAAGGAATTGTTAAAGGTAGAGGGAATAGGAGACAGCAGTGCTGTATTTCTAAAATTAATGGGAGATATAGCTAAGAACAGTTACAAAGAAAATTTGAAAGATAATGATATTTTAAATATAAAGAGTAAAAATGATCTTATATCTTATTTGAGAGGAGATATAGGTTTTTCTAAAAGAGAAGAGTTTAAAGTGTTGTTTTTAAATTCAGCAAATAATTTAATAGCAAGTGAAACACTTTTTTATGGTACAATAGATAAAAGTGCAGTTTATCCAAGAGAGATAGTGGAGAGGACAATAAGGAATGGAGCTAAATCAGTAGTTTTTGCTCATAATCATCCATCTGGGAATACAAGCCCATCTAAGCAGGATATAGAACTGACACAACATATGTATGACAGTCTTAAAACTTTAGATATAAGGCTGATTGATCATATAATAATTACAAAAAATTCCTACTTTAGTTTTTTAGAAGAAGGATTGATAGAATATTAG